From a single Micromonospora pallida genomic region:
- a CDS encoding acyl carrier protein has product MRTDPELRQRVAELVSGATGGDVAVADLLAGGSMVALGLDSLGLLRLVDAIELEYEVEVDLQAPGRGLDTLDDLVTLVAASS; this is encoded by the coding sequence ATGCGTACCGACCCGGAGCTGCGGCAGCGGGTAGCCGAACTGGTCAGCGGGGCCACCGGCGGGGACGTCGCCGTCGCCGACCTGCTGGCGGGCGGATCGATGGTCGCGTTGGGCCTGGACTCGCTGGGCCTGCTGCGTCTCGTGGACGCCATCGAGCTGGAATACGAGGTCGAGGTCGACCTACAGGCTCCGGGGCGAGGGCTGGACACCCTGGACGACCTGGTCACGCTGGTGGCGGCCAGTTCGTGA
- a CDS encoding YqjF family protein, whose protein sequence is MDIEPIAPAPSRAFAPAILGQRWQDLAFLHWAVAPDRVAPLLPAGTHPDTLDGVTYVGLVGFRMVGLGLGRGPGVPYLGSFWETNVRVYSVDDAGRRAVVFRSLDASRLVPVLVARASLRLPYLWSAMRLDRDGDRYTYRCRRRWPGPAGATSRMTIRVGEPIDEPTPLEHFLTARWALHTRAYGHTLRLPNWHPQWPLHRAELLDLDDALIAAAGLPSPTDPPVSVLYSPGVPVRFGPPVTVRRTG, encoded by the coding sequence GTGGACATCGAGCCGATCGCTCCCGCGCCGAGCCGGGCATTCGCCCCGGCGATCCTCGGCCAGCGGTGGCAGGACCTCGCCTTCCTGCACTGGGCGGTCGCGCCGGACCGCGTCGCGCCGCTGCTGCCCGCCGGCACCCACCCGGACACCCTCGACGGGGTGACCTACGTCGGCCTGGTCGGCTTCCGGATGGTCGGGCTGGGCCTCGGACGGGGGCCGGGCGTGCCGTACCTCGGCAGTTTCTGGGAGACCAATGTCCGGGTCTACTCGGTGGACGACGCCGGCCGGCGGGCCGTGGTGTTCCGCTCCCTCGACGCGTCCCGGCTGGTCCCGGTGCTGGTCGCCCGGGCGTCGCTGCGCCTGCCGTACCTGTGGTCGGCGATGCGGCTGGACCGCGACGGCGACCGCTACACCTACCGCTGCCGGCGCCGCTGGCCCGGCCCGGCCGGCGCCACGAGCCGGATGACGATCCGGGTGGGCGAGCCGATCGACGAGCCGACCCCGCTGGAACACTTCCTCACCGCCCGGTGGGCGCTGCACACCCGGGCGTACGGGCACACGCTACGCCTGCCCAACTGGCATCCCCAGTGGCCGCTGCACCGGGCCGAACTGCTGGACCTGGACGACGCGCTGATCGCCGCCGCCGGACTGCCGTCACCGACAGACCCACCGGTGAGCGTGCTCTACTCCCCCGGCGTGCCGGTCCGGTTCGGCCCGCCGGTCACCGTACGCCGGACCGGCTGA
- a CDS encoding acyl carrier protein, which translates to MWQDVLKIPDIGPHEDLFDLGGHSLTITRISGRIVQRLGVEVPLDAFFDTPTIAEIAEIIRQSGKEF; encoded by the coding sequence ATCTGGCAGGACGTGCTGAAGATCCCGGACATCGGCCCGCACGAGGACCTGTTCGACCTGGGCGGGCACTCGTTGACGATCACCCGGATCAGTGGCCGGATCGTGCAACGACTCGGCGTCGAGGTACCGCTGGACGCGTTCTTCGACACCCCTACCATCGCGGAGATCGCCGAGATCATCCGGCAGTCCGGAAAGGAGTTCTGA
- a CDS encoding acyl carrier protein — MAGGSMVALGLDSLGLLRLVDAIELEYGVEVDLQAPGRGLDTLDDMVALVAKARPEQRAAVR, encoded by the coding sequence ATGGCCGGCGGATCGATGGTCGCGTTGGGCCTGGACTCGCTGGGTCTGCTGCGTCTCGTCGACGCGATCGAGCTGGAGTACGGCGTCGAGGTCGACCTCCAGGCCCCGGGCCGGGGCCTGGACACGCTGGACGACATGGTCGCCCTGGTGGCCAAGGCCCGCCCGGAGCAGAGGGCGGCCGTCCGGTAG